The Noviherbaspirillum saxi genome includes a window with the following:
- a CDS encoding nucleotidyl transferase AbiEii/AbiGii toxin family protein, with the protein MVLTRYAIERLLYRISISNHADQFLLKGALLFDLWFDIPHRPTRDADFLGFGSAELPHIEGIFKEICTLATHDGVTFQPGTVHAAEIRKEANYAGVRVMLLGTIDSARCQIQIDIGFGDAVTPGPEDVEYPVMLSEFEAPKLRVYSRYTVVAEKFEALSSLGIANSRMKDYFDLWILALHTDFDGDILRQAVQATFDRRKTTLTGQVPFGLTDTFAQDPQKQTQWQAFLRKNRLEALALNEVIAALAAFMLPVIEGASANTAFPAQWHAGGPWSPAEAG; encoded by the coding sequence CTGGTCCTGACCCGCTATGCCATCGAGCGCCTGCTTTATCGGATCAGCATCTCAAACCATGCCGATCAGTTTTTGCTGAAAGGCGCACTGTTATTCGATCTCTGGTTCGACATCCCGCATCGCCCGACGAGGGACGCTGATTTTCTCGGGTTTGGATCGGCGGAGTTGCCGCACATTGAAGGCATCTTCAAGGAGATCTGCACACTCGCGACACACGATGGCGTGACTTTTCAGCCTGGCACCGTGCACGCCGCCGAGATCCGCAAAGAGGCGAACTATGCTGGTGTGCGCGTGATGTTGCTCGGCACGATCGATAGCGCGCGCTGCCAGATTCAGATCGATATCGGTTTTGGCGATGCAGTGACACCAGGGCCGGAAGATGTCGAGTACCCCGTCATGCTGTCAGAGTTCGAGGCACCAAAGCTGCGCGTCTATTCACGCTACACCGTGGTGGCGGAGAAATTCGAGGCGCTCTCATCCCTGGGCATCGCCAACAGTCGCATGAAGGATTATTTCGACCTGTGGATTCTGGCGCTGCATACCGATTTTGACGGTGACATCCTCCGTCAAGCTGTTCAGGCAACTTTCGATCGTCGCAAGACCACTCTGACTGGGCAGGTGCCTTTTGGGCTCACGGATACGTTTGCGCAAGATCCGCAGAAACAGACACAGTGGCAGGCATTCCTGAGAAAGAACAGACTGGAAGCGCTGGCATTGAATGAAGTCATTGCGGCGCTGGCCGCCTTCATGCTGCCGGTCATTGAGGGGGCCAGCGCCAACACGGCATTTCCAGCGCAATGGCACGCTGGCGGTCCTTGGTCACCAGCAGAAGCTGGCTGA
- a CDS encoding type IV toxin-antitoxin system AbiEi family antitoxin domain-containing protein, producing MESNYQHILSLTRKHGLIRPRDLVVQGLPRVALTRLVRQGLLTRVGRGLYAIPDRAVSEHGSLAEVARKHPQAIVCLLSALRVHDLTTQSPFEVWLAIPNKARAPKMDYPPLRIVRLSGAALTDGIEDHQIDGVSVRVTNVARTVADCFKFRNKIGLDVAMEALQEAWRAKRVSMDELWRYATLCRVANVMRPYMESLS from the coding sequence ATGGAGAGCAACTACCAACACATCCTGAGCCTGACCCGCAAACACGGACTCATCCGCCCGCGTGACCTTGTTGTGCAAGGGCTGCCCCGTGTCGCCCTCACGCGGCTGGTTCGGCAGGGGCTACTCACCCGCGTGGGTCGTGGTCTGTATGCAATTCCTGATCGCGCGGTGTCAGAGCATGGCTCGCTGGCCGAGGTGGCACGTAAGCATCCGCAAGCCATCGTCTGCCTACTATCGGCGCTACGCGTGCATGACCTCACCACGCAGTCGCCGTTCGAAGTCTGGCTCGCCATTCCCAATAAAGCCCGTGCGCCGAAGATGGATTACCCACCATTGCGGATCGTGCGCCTCTCTGGAGCCGCGCTGACCGACGGCATCGAAGACCATCAGATCGATGGAGTGTCCGTGCGTGTGACCAACGTCGCCCGGACCGTGGCTGACTGCTTCAAGTTTCGCAACAAGATCGGCCTCGATGTGGCGATGGAAGCGCTGCAGGAGGCTTGGCGAGCCAAGCGGGTCAGCATGGATGAACTCTGGCGCTATGCCACCCTGTGCCGTGTTGCCAATGTGATGCGCCCCTACATGGAGAGCCTGTCATGA
- a CDS encoding helix-turn-helix domain-containing protein, with amino-acid sequence MTANNFKTKPKSDAFEAIHSAATGLHRAGVIDQKTMREFDEACLTKVPVYASKDVKRIRRKVHVSQAVFAAYMNTSVSTVQKWETGGKTPSGPAAKLLNIVEKHGLEVLA; translated from the coding sequence ATGACTGCAAATAACTTCAAAACCAAACCAAAAAGCGATGCGTTTGAGGCCATCCATAGCGCGGCGACAGGCTTGCATCGTGCAGGCGTGATTGATCAGAAAACCATGCGTGAATTTGATGAGGCTTGCCTAACCAAAGTGCCGGTATATGCCAGCAAGGATGTCAAACGCATTCGGCGGAAGGTCCATGTGAGCCAGGCGGTATTTGCCGCCTACATGAATACCAGTGTTTCGACGGTGCAGAAATGGGAAACAGGCGGCAAGACGCCAAGCGGACCGGCTGCCAAGTTGCTCAATATCGTGGAAAAGCATGGGCTGGAAGTGCTGGCGTAA
- a CDS encoding nickel-binding protein encodes MSTFAVQRNLQGITMEQLGAAQQAAIQASQAASAQGTPVTYIRSNFYPADQHCTCIFEGPNREAIEEVNRSASLPFEKVEEVLDLPSPHLGISEQRDH; translated from the coding sequence ATGTCTACCTTTGCCGTACAAAGAAACTTGCAAGGAATTACGATGGAACAACTTGGCGCTGCACAGCAAGCTGCTATCCAGGCAAGCCAGGCTGCTTCAGCTCAAGGTACACCAGTCACTTACATTCGTAGTAATTTTTACCCAGCAGATCAGCACTGCACATGCATATTTGAAGGGCCGAACCGAGAAGCGATCGAGGAAGTGAACAGGTCGGCGTCTCTACCTTTCGAGAAGGTGGAGGAGGTTCTTGATCTTCCAAGCCCACACTTGGGTATTTCGGAGCAACGTGACCACTGA
- a CDS encoding DegT/DnrJ/EryC1/StrS family aminotransferase, with the protein MTLPFIVFGAPDIADDEIREVLATMQSGWLGTGPRVAAFEAQFAAFKGLAPEQVAAVNSCSAALHLSLLAAGIEQGDEVITTPLTFCATANAILHVGATPVLVDIDPLTMNIDPAEIEKKITSRTKALLPVHFAGLPCAMDEIIDIATRHRLNVIEDCAHAVEATYRGRAAGTMGDFGCFSFYATKNVTTGEGGMVLARDPEPISRVRRMALHGMTRDAWKRFSADGYKHYQVVELGFKYNMMDLQAAIGIHQLKRVERAWERRKAIWQRYQTALSGLPVICPNEPPVHVRHGYHLYTLLIDEARCGISRDVFMGQMAAQGIGVGVHYLALPEHPYYQQHLGWHPDDTPYATAIGRQTVSLPLSPGLTDDEVERVIKAVVEALAN; encoded by the coding sequence TTGACTCTCCCATTCATCGTGTTCGGGGCGCCCGACATCGCCGACGACGAAATCCGCGAAGTGCTGGCTACCATGCAGTCGGGATGGCTCGGTACGGGGCCTCGTGTGGCCGCGTTTGAGGCGCAGTTCGCTGCCTTCAAGGGGCTCGCGCCGGAGCAGGTGGCGGCAGTGAATTCCTGCAGCGCAGCGCTGCATTTGAGTCTGCTGGCAGCCGGCATTGAACAGGGCGATGAGGTGATTACCACCCCACTGACTTTCTGCGCCACCGCGAACGCTATCCTGCATGTGGGCGCTACTCCAGTACTGGTTGATATCGATCCACTGACAATGAATATCGATCCCGCCGAAATCGAGAAGAAGATCACGTCGCGCACCAAGGCGCTGCTGCCGGTGCATTTTGCTGGCTTGCCGTGTGCAATGGATGAGATCATCGATATCGCCACACGACATCGGCTTAATGTCATCGAAGACTGCGCCCATGCGGTCGAGGCGACGTATCGGGGACGGGCCGCCGGCACAATGGGCGACTTTGGCTGTTTCAGCTTTTACGCTACCAAAAATGTCACCACCGGCGAGGGTGGCATGGTCCTGGCCCGTGATCCGGAACCGATAAGCCGCGTCAGGAGAATGGCGCTGCACGGCATGACGCGGGATGCATGGAAGCGCTTCTCAGCCGATGGGTACAAACACTATCAAGTGGTGGAGCTCGGCTTCAAGTACAACATGATGGACTTGCAGGCCGCTATCGGCATTCATCAACTCAAGCGGGTGGAGCGTGCCTGGGAGCGTCGTAAAGCCATATGGCAGCGCTATCAGACCGCGTTGTCCGGTTTACCCGTGATTTGTCCGAACGAACCGCCGGTGCATGTTCGTCATGGCTACCATTTGTACACCCTATTGATTGATGAAGCGCGCTGCGGGATTTCCCGCGATGTCTTCATGGGACAGATGGCTGCGCAGGGTATTGGCGTGGGGGTACATTATCTGGCGTTGCCAGAGCACCCGTACTACCAGCAACATCTCGGCTGGCATCCTGATGACACGCCATACGCGACCGCCATAGGTCGCCAGACAGTGAGCTTGCCGCTGAGCCCCGGTTTGACTGATGACGAGGTGGAGCGTGTCATCAAGGCGGTCGTAGAGGCGCTTGCGAATTGA